From a region of the Dermatophagoides farinae isolate YC_2012a chromosome 3, ASM2471394v1, whole genome shotgun sequence genome:
- the LOC124494861 gene encoding uncharacterized protein LOC124494861 has protein sequence MQPNRQQRIRKSPQSLCQQQQPNRNMIQDQQQQQQQHQSLSSQIDTRITRSKDRKNVEQQQQSSILMTMDNNCMKNKSNHRIMTNNNICATGGVYYNNKKSTTTTNSGRRQHQLDYSKIRRRSGKSNNNNQNRKVTSTMTTIRTNRHQLHRKNHHHHHRDRRNDSPESKDLSSPSSPSSSSSVVITSSSSSTLINESRTNLNKNSGFITCLVCNQTKYYSHVQRRYGIFSCEPCFKFFSRFVKEPKHFQCNDKGECLIVLANDDNNNGKNDDNSAQRFSNGTGGRCKACWLKLCIEKFKIDFDTRRSLMEKYCQKSTIESSEIIVDNKPVTTSKTSMLKKHKINVKNHNECQKPVLNKVQSTKKSETLNNVDSSMKKLKSMSNENDLQIEPQMLMKRKKIHKDSDENKQINSLKLQFSINKNEISSNNNVTMPLTMVDVQSSSEEIRFPYSINSSPNFIDHDSKYPIEQNTTIKTNVGSMKSAHFNHDESMMISTTEMFALNNDYQMTRRHEEQTKTNPLINMENSDEINNESTIHVEKSRSMKTKDKKKMKTAIDSMDRNSSEKFIISRGSYFQDNKTNHHNNQSTSSLLTNINNNNKKSRCKECEGCRAQDCGQCSYCLDKKKFGGSNVIKQACKYRICIRFRGSTRRQQQQKNNTNNNNNNIGSNSSSSSSLLTNHHHSSNESSSSQSSSSSSFMNSLECNNNNSNSTTQNILGEKIQQQSSFHNNGPNFFPTPSPSHSNGSPNSSIVPTSSSSSSSSSCSTTLVNSHCTSMTQSSSPQSLHYYLEKSNNLSKYLNPNFAMSTESVSRHNPHYHHHNHCHYHPYLDHHGSSYNNNTSYNSTTTNYPFYSSDTMTNCFNGMVLGTNDTLSSSYNHHHHHPPSSYDQISHSSDNSYNAQPTSDFLSSTNFANRSWYDGQSSYQPPSLQPSSSSSSSSTEFQQQLNSDTYDISSNVNAGLYQTQMGGHHHYGSSIVEQSQHHDHQSQHQYTGSSSSYLHPEYDNNNCYF, from the exons atgcAGCCGAATCGACAGCAACGAATTAGAAAATCACCACAATCATTGtgtcaacagcaacaaccaaATCGAAACATGATTcaagatcaacaacaacaacaacaacaacatcaatctttatcatcacaaaTTGATACGAGAATAACTCGATCTaaagatagaaaaaatgtcgaacaacagcagcaatcaTCTatattgatgacgatggataataattgtaTGAAGAATAAATCCAACCATCGTATAATGACAAATAACAACATTTGTGCGACTGGTGGtgtttattataataataaaaaatccacaacgacaacaaactCAGGTAGACGACAACATCAATTGGATTATAGTAAAATTCGTCGCCGATCAG gtaaatcaaataataataaccagaaTCGAAAAGTCActtcaacaatgacaactATTCGAACGAATCGCCATCAACTAcatcgaaaaaatcatcatcatcatcaccgggATCGTAGAAATGATTCACCAGAATCGAAAGATttgtcatcaccatcatcaccatcatcatcgtcatcggtAGTCATaacttcttcatcatcatcaacattgataaaTGAATCGCGCACAAATTTAAACAA aaattctGGATTCATTACTTGTTTAGTGTGTAATCAAACCAAATATTATTCCCATGTACAAAGACGTTATGGAATTTTTAG ctgTGAGCcatgttttaaatttttctctcgttTCGTCAAAGAACctaaacattttcaatgtaatGATAAAG GAGAATGTTTAATCGTATtggccaatgatgataataataatggcaaaaatgatgacaattctGCTCAACGTTTTTCCAATGGTACCGGTGGCCGATGTAAAGCGTGTTGGCTAAAATtatgtattgaaaaatttaaaattgatttcgatACTCGACGTtcattgatggaaaaatattgCCAAAAATCTACAATTGAATCGTCGGAAATTATTGTCGATAATAAACCAGTCACAACATCGAAAACATCGATGCTCAAAAAGCATAAAATTAATGTCAAAAATCACAACGAATGTCAAAAGCCTGTGCTCAACAAAGtgcaatcaacaaaaaaatctgaaactttaaataatgttgattcatcaatgaagAAACTGAAATCAatgtcaaatgaaaatgatttgcaAATCGAACcacaaatgttgatgaaacggaaaaaaattcataaggattcagatgaaaataaacaaattaattCGCTGAAACTTCAATTCTcgatcaacaaaaatgaaatttcatcaaataataatgtaacgATGCCTTTGACTATGGTTGATGTTCAATCTTCTTCGGAAGAGATTCGTTTTCcttattcaataaattcatcgCCAAATTTTATCGATCATGATTCGAAATATCCAATCGAACAGAATACGACcatcaaaacaaatgtcGGATCTATGAAATCTGCTCATTTCAACCATgatgaatcgatgatgatatcgacAACTGAAATGTTTGCATTGaacaatgattatcaaatgaCTAGAAGACATGaggaacaaacaaaaacaaatccatTGATAAACATGGAAAATTcagatgaaataaataatgaatcaacGATTCATGTTGAAAAATCTCGATCGATGAAGACAAaagacaaaaagaaaatgaaaacagcCATCGATTCAATGGATCGAAATTCAtcagaaaaattcatcatttctcGTGGTTCTTATTTTCAGGACAATAAGactaatcatcataacaatcaaagtacatcatcattattgacaaatattaataataataacaaaaaaagtcGTTGCAAAGAATGTGAAGGATGTCGAGCACAAGATTGCGGTCAATGTAGTTATTGTTTGgataaaaagaaatttgGTGGATCAAATGTAATCAAACAGGCGTGTAAATATCGTATCTGTATTCGATTTCGTGGTTCAACTCGgcgacaacagcaacagaaaaacaatacaaataacaacaacaacaacattggtAGCAACAgtagttcatcatcatcattattgaccaatcatcatcattcatcgaatgaatcatcatcatcacaatcatcatcatcatcatcgtttatgAATAGTTTGGaatgtaacaacaacaacagcaatagTACTACACAGAATATTTTgggtgaaaaaattcaacaacaatcatcattccatAATAATGGGCCGAATTTTTTCccaacaccatcaccatcacattCGAATGGTTCACCgaattcatcaattgttccaacgtcatcatcgtcatcatcttcatcgagTTGTAGCACAACATTGGTAAACAGTCATTGTACTTCAAtgacacaatcatcatcaccacaatcattacattattatcTAGAAAAAAGCAATAATCTAAGTAAATATTTAAATCCAAATTTTGCAATGTCAACCGAATCTGTTAGCAGGCATAATcctcactatcatcatcataatcattgtcattatcatccatatctagatcatcatggatcatcgtataataataatacatcttataattcaacaacaacaaattatccATTTTATTCAAGTGATACAATGACAAATTGTTTTAATGGTATGGTTTTAGGAACAAACgatacattatcatcatcatataatcatcatcatcatcatccgccATCATCTTATGATCAAATATCTCATTCATCCGATAATAGCTATAATGCACAACCTACATCggattttttatcatcaacaaattttgCAAATAGATCTTGGTATGATGGTCAATCGTCATAtcaaccaccatcattgca
- the LOC124495287 gene encoding uncharacterized protein LOC124495287, with amino-acid sequence MADYDIGSYSIQTINNNNNLTSSSSSSNSYQYPVILNNAGIAISPPINDRNNNHHYIVPPPPHQTHQQQQQQPQPQIPLSSGSSHHLHNNHNHHLNNPNINHYHGVDIDTATIVSIASSCIILISGCIAVVCLIMYMKKTDMLYRSRTCAKCGAHVANSATVSSASGNVMTTNNNVHETDGGLPSGTPISIRSENAVRSVERAEHVAKVINYQMTAKSQPNLAKEIDSIVIYRQGMTNNNNNNSQQQQAIQQTSKQQPLTTTATTTNDQIFNNQSTAQNPATCLDFLADAFKNETKTSFIDDDEAAPYATFNLPGFESDSKISDTYETFAAKFSEPPYMLLKKGIECPPQYADSIDCKLRMLENVDKNSDPIYQSSNVLSHYHSIASCGSSNQDELIRAYEYGKEQKQKLLILQDEVIKQLAQESDLLVAKESSIYGRSIPISDHESPTDPGIREFTKSPPKPNEKRQGIVFHHQPTVVDILKMSHHLIDSKEFSAKTSLTHQQPEVESSSNETSKSLSSLKASSGAGDDDDDDDDDDSTPSGGSDELGNDEASSSTTPTPENLSDQQQQQQQPLGNSSSKKNFGAISRDRSRNPSWANYTTMKSNTVLAMPSTSSVQQPSIYQQQQQANINKRAFVTIPDMATGKEFSSVDIDDDDDIVDDDDDDDDGDPLGNGKKHEKMKEGLSSDDYDDMIMMMNSMGLEGKTKPATIYNDENEERFDSSSARNIVHYGTRKMAKSPPLSPTSLLDSIAQHMKQTYGSYDYHPIDTSSMNRINLDADTNNRQKQQDIYAITKSSYEDNLSLLLAAEVESVNNSSSNQSTEIINVDLNDNNESVNNNNMNNNHQNRLNNHNFNNNNDNYHHHHRQQQQQQQQQQQQFVSLNKCSPKKITTQTSVTTNDNDSSTTTRMIDIKNDRIIKITSEIDC; translated from the exons ATGGCCGATTATGATATTGGATCGTATTCGATACAGAcaattaacaacaataataatctaacatcatcatcatcatcatcgaattctTATCAATATCCGGTCATATTGAATAATGCCGGTATAGCTATATCACCACCGATTAAtgatcgtaataataatcatcattacattgtaccaccaccaccacatcaaacacatcaacaacaacaacaacaaccacaaccacaaataccattatcatcaggatcatcacatcatcttcataacaatcataatcatcatttaaataatCCAAAcattaatcattatcatg gTGTGGACATTGATACGGCTACCATTGTTTCGATTGCATCCTCTTGTATTATACTGATTTCAGGATGTATAGCTGTCGTTTGTTTgat AatgtatatgaaaaaaaccgATATGTTATATCGGTCAAGAACCTGTGCTAAATGTGGTGCTCATGTTGCCAATTCGGCAACAGTATCATCAGCGTCTGGAAATGTAATGacaacaaataacaatgTACATGAAACGGATGGTGGTCTACCATCAGGTACACCAATTTCAATAAGAAGTGAAAATGCTGTACGATCAGTGGAAAGAGCCGAACATGTAGCTAAGGttataaattatcaaatgacAGCAAAATCTCAACCAAATTTAGCCAAAGAAATTGATTCGATCGTTATCTATCGACAAGGaatgacaaataataataataataatagccaACAACAGCAAGCGATACAACAAACATCCAAACAGCAACCACTTACAACGAcggccacaacaacaaatgaccaaatattcaacaatcaatcaacggCACAAAATCCGGCCACGTGTTTAGATTTTTTGGCGGATgcatttaaaaatgaaacaaaaaccagtttcatcgatgatgatgaagcggCACCATATGCTACATTCAATTTACCCGGATTTGAAAGTGATTCAAAGATTAGTGATACTTATGAAACATTTGCAGCAAAATTTTCCGAGCCACCATATATGTTGCTGAAAAAAGGTATCGAATGTCCTCCACAATATGCCGATTCTATTGATTGTAAATTAAGAATGTTGGAAAATGTCGATAAAAATTCGGATccaatttatcaatcatcaaatgtattaagtcattatcattcgattgCATCATGTGGTTCATCAAACCAGGACGAGCTTATTCGTGCATACGAATATGGTAAAGaacagaaacagaaattattaatattacaAGATGAAGTTATCAAACAATTGGCACAAGAAAGTGATTTATTAGTGGCCaaagaatcatcaatttatggCCGATCAATACCGATTAGTGATCATGAATCGCCTACTGATCCTg GTATTAGAGAATTTACGAAATCACCGCCAAAACCGAATGAAAAACGACAAGGTATcgtatttcatcatcaaccaaccGTAGTggatatattgaaaatgtcaCACCATCTTATTGACTCGAAAGAATTCAGTGCCAAAAc ATCTTTAACGCATCAACAACCCGAagttgaatcatcatcgaatgaaacAAGTAAAAGTCTGTCATCATTGAAAGCTTCAAGTGGCgcaggtgatgatgatgatgacgatgatgatgatgattcaacacCATCCGGTGGTAGTGATGAATTGGGCAATGAtgaagcatcatcatcaacaacgccTACACCGGAAAATCTAtccgatcaacaacaacaacaacaacaaccattggGAAATAGTagcagtaaaaaaaatttcggtgCAATTTCACGTGATCGTAGCCGTAATCCATCATGGGCTAACTATACAACGA tgAAATCAAATACAGTTTTGGCCATGCCATCAACGTCTTCGGTACAACAACCATCGatatatcaacaacagcaacaggcaaacataaacaaacgTGCCTTCGTGACTATTCCGGACATGGCTACaggaaaagaattttcttcgGTTGAtatcgacgatgatgatgatattgttgatgatgatgatgatgacgatgatggtgatccattaggaaatggtaaaaaacatgaaaaaatgaaagaaggTCTTTCcagtgatgattatgatgatatgatcatgatgatgaattccaTGGGATTGGAaggcaaaacaaaaccagcaacaatttataatgatgaaaatgaggAACGATTCGATTCGTCATCAGCAAGAAATATTGTTCATTATGGAACAAGAAAGATGGCTAAATCACCGCCACTATCACCAACATCGTTGTTGGATAGTATTGCTCAAcatatgaaacaaacataTGGTAGCTATGATTATCATCCGATCGATACATCATCGATGAATCGTATAAATTTAGATGCTGATACTAATAATCGACAAAAGCAACAAGACATTTATGCaataacaaaatcatcatatgagGATAATCTATCACTATTGTTGGCTGCAGAAGTGGAATCAGTCAATAACAGCAGTAGTAATCAATCAacagaaataataaatgtcgatttaaatgataataatgaatcagtcaataacaacaatatgaataataatcatcagaatcgtttaaataatcataatttcaacaacaacaacgataattatcatcatcatcatcgacagcagcagcagcagcaacaacaacaacaacaacaatttgtttCGTTAAATAAATGCTCAcctaaaaaaattacaacacAAACATCAG TAACAACAAACGATAACGATTCGTCGACCACCACTCGTATGATTGACATTAAAAATGatcgaataataaagatAACATCGGAAATTGATTGTTAA